The Nocardiopsis composta genome includes the window CGCGATCGAGCTGGCCGAGCGGCTGAGCACCTACACCCCGGGCGACCTCAACCGGGTCTTCTTCACCAACAGCGGCAGCGAGGCGGTGGAGACCGCCTGGAAGCTGGCCAAGCAGTACTTCGCGCTCACCGGCCGCCCGGAGAAGCGCAAGGTCATCAGCCGCTCGGTGGCCTACCACGGCACCACCCAGGGCGCCCTGTCCATCACCGGCGTGCCGGACCTGAAGAAGGTCTTCGAGCCGCTGGTGCCGGGCACCTTCAAGGTGGCCAACACCAACCTGTACCGGGCCGACGAGATCACCGGCGTGCCCGGCATGTCCGAGGACCCCGAGGCGTTCGGCCGCTGGGCCGCGCACCAGGTCGAGCTGGCCATCCTCGCCGAGGGCCCGGAGACCGTCGCCGCGGTCTTCCTGGAGCCGGTGCAGAACTCCGGCGGCTGCTTCCCGCCGCCCCCCGGCTACTTCGCCGCCGTCCGCGAGATCTGCGACCGGCACGACGTGCTGCTCGTCTCCGACGAGGTGATCTGCGCCTTCGGCCGGGTCGGCGAGATGTTCGCCTGCACCCGCTACGGCTACACCCCGGACATCATCACCTGCGCCAAGGGCATGACCTCCGGCTACGCCCCGATCGGCGCGGCGATCGCCTCCGACCGGATCTTCGAGCCGTTCCGCCAGGGCGACAACACCTTCTACCACGGCTACACCTTCGGCGGGCACCCGGTCTCCTCCGCGGTCGCCCTGGCCAACCTCGACGTCTTCGAGCGCGAGGGCCTCACCGAGCACGTCCGCAAGAACGAGGCGGCGTTCCGCTCCACCCTGGAGAAGCTCAAGGACCTGCCGATCGTCGGCGACGTCCGGGGCGACGGCTACTTCTACGGCATCGAGCTGGTCAAGGACCGCGCGACCAAGCAGACCTTCAACGCCGAGGAGGCCGAGCGGATCCTGCGCGGGTTCGTCTCCGGCGCGCTCTTCGACGCCGGCCTGTACTGCCGCGCCGACGACCGCGGCGACCCGGTCGTCCAGCTCTCCCCGCCGCTCACCGCCGACCAGGCGGTGTTCGACGAGATCGAGCAGATCCTGCGCTCGGTGCTGACCGAGGCCTCCACGCTGATCTAGCCCGGACCGGGACCGCGCGCCCGCCCGCCCCGGCCAGGGGAGGGCGGGCGCCGTGCCGTCCGGCCCCGTGCCCCCGGCCCCGTGCCCCCGGCCGAAACGCGGTCTCGACCGAAGGCGGTCCTGAAGAGCGCCGGGTATGCGGGCGGTCACCCGGTCCGGCACCCGGGGCACCCGCTCCGCCCGGCACCGCAGCGCCGGGAACGGCGCGGGAGCGGGGCGGCCGGCCGCACCCCCGGCGGCCTCTCGGCCGAAGTGCGGCGTCCGCCCAGGGAGCCGCGCAGGAGGACCGCCGCGGGCGCGGTTCGCCCCGGCCTGCCGCGCGCCGGAACCGGTTCCGGCGGCCGCGCCCCCGGTGCGCGTTCCGGGCCGGGAGGGCGGCGCGGGCGGGCGGACCCCGTCCGCGGTGCGGGGCGGCGCCCCGTGCGCGCCCCGCCCGGGGCGGGGCGCCTCTCCGCCCGGCCGGGCGTCCGCGCAGGCCGGCCGGGGGACCGCGGAGGCCGGGGCGGGCGCCGCCGCGCCCCCGGGCCGCGCCGCCGCCGACCGGAGGCCGGGGTGGATAAGGTGGGATCCGCCCCCTTGTGCACCTGTCGGACCGCTGGTCGGTGAAAGGCGACGCATGCATGACGACCCGCTCGGCAGCGGGGCCCACCCTTCCGGCGCGCGCCCGCGCGTGCTCCTCGTGGACAACCACGACTCCTACACCTGGAACCTGCACCAGCTGATCTGGCAGGTCGCCGGGGTCGAGCCGGTGACCGTCCGCAACGACGAGGTGGACCCGGCCGAGGTCCTCGCCGCCGGCCACACCCACCTGGTCATCTCCCCGGGCCCCGGCACCCCGCTGCGCGGCGGCGACGTCGGCCGGGTGCCCGAGCTGCTCGCCGCCTTCCCCGGCCCGGTGCTCGGCGTCTGCCTGGGCCACCAGGCCCTCGCCGCGGCCTTCGGCGGAGACGTGCGGCGCGCCCCCGAGGCCATGCACGGCAGGGTCGACGCGGTGGCGCACGACGGCGCGGGCGTCTTCGCCGGCCTGCCGCAGGGCTTCCGCTGCGTCCGCTACCACTCGCTGGCCGTGCCCGAACCGCTCCCCGCCGAGCTGGAGGTCGCCGCCCGCGCCGCCGACGGCGTCGTCATGGGGCTGCGGCACCGCACCCGGCCGCTGCACGGCGTCCAGTTCCACCCCGAGTCGGTGGAGACCGAGCACGGCCGCGAGCTGATCGCCAACTTCCTCCGGATGGGCGCGCCCCAGCGCGCGGCCGGCCCCGCGGAACCGCCGCGCACCCGCGAACGCCCCGGCGCCGGTGACCGCCCCCCGCGGCCGGCCGCCGTACCGGTGCACGCCCGGCCGGTGCACCTGCCGGCCCGCGCCGAGGACGTGTTCGGCGCGCTGCACGCCGCCGACGAGCACGCCTTCTGGCTGGACAGCGCCCGAACCGCCTACGGGATGGGCCGGTACAGCTTCCTCGGGTCGGTGGACACCCGCCGCGACCCGCTGCTGCGCTACACCGCCGGCCCCGGGGCCCCGCGGGTGGAGGAGGTGCGCGGCACCGAGGTCCGGCGGCTCGGCGGCGACATCTTCGCCGAGCTCCGCCGCCGGCTGGAGGCGGACCGCGTCGACCCGGCCGCCTTCCCGCTGCCGTTCCTCGGCGGCCTGGTCGGCTACCTCGGCTACGGCGCGGCCCGCGGCGCCGGCCCGGACGGCGCCGGGGCCGGCCCGGTCCGCCCCGACCCGCGCGGGCCCGACGCCGCGTTCCTCACCGTCCGCCGCTTCCTCGCCGTCGACCACCTCACCGGGGCCGCCTGGCTGGTGCACGCCGGCGGCACCGCCGCCGAGGCCGAGGAGTGGTTCGACGGCTACCTGGCGCGGCTGCGCGGCGTCGCCCCGCTGCCGCCGCCCCCCGCGCCGGAGCCGCCCGCCGCCCCGGCCCGCCCCGGCGTGGACCGCCGCACCTACCTGCGCGACCTGGCCGAGGTGCGGCGCTGGCTGCTCGACGGGGAGAGCTACGAGGCCTGCTACACCTACGGGATCGGCGTCCCGGCGCCGGACGCCCCGGACGGGCTGTTCGCCGCCTACCGCCGGCTGCGCCGGGACAACCCCGCCCCCTACGCCGCCTACCTGCGCACCGGGCCGCGCACCGTGCTCAGCGCCTCCCCGGAGCGGTTCCTCACCGTGGACGGCGCGGGCTGGGCGCACAGCAAACCGATCAAGGGCACCGCCCCGCGCCGCGCCGACCCGGTGCTGGACGCCGCCGAGGCCGAGCGGCTGCCCGCCGACGCAAAGACGCACGGCGAGAACCTGATGATCGCCGACCTGATCCGCAACGACCTGGGCCGGGTGTGCGAACCCGGCACCGTGCAGGTGCCCCGGCTGATGGGGGTGGAGTCCTACGCCACCGTGCACCAGCTGGTCACCTCGGTGCAGGGGCGGCTCCGGCCCGGCCGGGACGCGCTGGACTGCCTGCGCGCGCTGTTCCCCGGCGGGTCGATGACCGGCGCCCCCAAGGAGCGCACCGTGGCGCTGCTGGAGGGGCTGGAGGCCGAACCGCGCGGTCCCTACGCCGGC containing:
- a CDS encoding aspartate aminotransferase family protein gives rise to the protein MSTNAEKAAARDDVQRLSDAARDHLWMHFTRHSPYENGAKVPVITKGEGVHIWDAEGRRYIDGLGGLFVVQAGHGRRDIAEAATRQASELAYFPLWSYAHPAAIELAERLSTYTPGDLNRVFFTNSGSEAVETAWKLAKQYFALTGRPEKRKVISRSVAYHGTTQGALSITGVPDLKKVFEPLVPGTFKVANTNLYRADEITGVPGMSEDPEAFGRWAAHQVELAILAEGPETVAAVFLEPVQNSGGCFPPPPGYFAAVREICDRHDVLLVSDEVICAFGRVGEMFACTRYGYTPDIITCAKGMTSGYAPIGAAIASDRIFEPFRQGDNTFYHGYTFGGHPVSSAVALANLDVFEREGLTEHVRKNEAAFRSTLEKLKDLPIVGDVRGDGYFYGIELVKDRATKQTFNAEEAERILRGFVSGALFDAGLYCRADDRGDPVVQLSPPLTADQAVFDEIEQILRSVLTEASTLI
- a CDS encoding chorismate-binding protein, translating into MHDDPLGSGAHPSGARPRVLLVDNHDSYTWNLHQLIWQVAGVEPVTVRNDEVDPAEVLAAGHTHLVISPGPGTPLRGGDVGRVPELLAAFPGPVLGVCLGHQALAAAFGGDVRRAPEAMHGRVDAVAHDGAGVFAGLPQGFRCVRYHSLAVPEPLPAELEVAARAADGVVMGLRHRTRPLHGVQFHPESVETEHGRELIANFLRMGAPQRAAGPAEPPRTRERPGAGDRPPRPAAVPVHARPVHLPARAEDVFGALHAADEHAFWLDSARTAYGMGRYSFLGSVDTRRDPLLRYTAGPGAPRVEEVRGTEVRRLGGDIFAELRRRLEADRVDPAAFPLPFLGGLVGYLGYGAARGAGPDGAGAGPVRPDPRGPDAAFLTVRRFLAVDHLTGAAWLVHAGGTAAEAEEWFDGYLARLRGVAPLPPPPAPEPPAAPARPGVDRRTYLRDLAEVRRWLLDGESYEACYTYGIGVPAPDAPDGLFAAYRRLRRDNPAPYAAYLRTGPRTVLSASPERFLTVDGAGWAHSKPIKGTAPRRADPVLDAAEAERLPADAKTHGENLMIADLIRNDLGRVCEPGTVQVPRLMGVESYATVHQLVTSVQGRLRPGRDALDCLRALFPGGSMTGAPKERTVALLEGLEAEPRGPYAGCLGYLGFNGTADLSIVIRTLVCDPGGARLGTGGAVTALSDPEEEYRETLLKAAAVLACLGAEPPGAAAAPRADDSRGGGRGTSPRAAPAGTAAGA